A window of Carassius auratus strain Wakin unplaced genomic scaffold, ASM336829v1 scaf_tig00030972, whole genome shotgun sequence contains these coding sequences:
- the LOC113080349 gene encoding ovarian cancer G-protein coupled receptor 1-like, translating to MQHLLTLFGSNTLDVGESSIQLLLKNDTLASTMDQNASVNCTNSSHGHAVERYMYPTAYSLFFIIGFPANCLSLYVAWVLMRKGNNLAVYLINLSVGDLLYILTLPVWIVMALGYELNDSLCSVIAVVMFNSFYVGSGFLCCISVDRYLAIVFPLYFARVREVRTAVLVSAIVWLVEIVLHVDLLTYTKAISTFSASRLCEEPMIMSAAAANMAITRASLGFLVPVLIMSFCFEEIIRALKKSTSTVVSERRKISRLLFSLLFTYLLAFTPFQVVMFIRGLLEPGNCSVAHNLRDYYMVFVATTTINSVLDPILYCLISDSAKTEMKRLFKLCEEQFSKMYSSVVKP from the coding sequence ATGCAACACCTACTCACATTATTTGGTTCTAATACACTGGATGTAGGCGAGAGTAGCATTCAACTCCTTTTAAAAAATGATACCTTAGCGTCTACAATGGACCAAAACGCTTCGGTAAACTGTACTAACTCCTCACATGGACACGCGGTGGAGCGGTACATGTACCCAACGGCTTACTCGCTGTTCTTCATCATTGGATTTCCAGCAAACTGTCTGTCCCTGTATGTGGCTTGGGTTCTGATGAGGAAAGGCAATAATTTGGCAGTTTATCTGATTAATTTGTCAGTCGGAGATCTGCTGTATATCCTCACTCTTCCCGTTTGGATCGTGATGGCACTCGGATATGAGCTGAACGACAGTCTGTGCAGCGTTATAGCAGTTGTCATGTTCAACAGCTTCTATGTGGGTTCAGGCTTTCTGTGCTGCATCTCAGTGGACCGATATTTAGCCATCGTGTTTCCGCTGTATTTCGCACGTGTGCGAGAAGTCAGAACTGCAGTATTGGTGAGCGCCATTGTATGGCTGGTGGAGATCGTGCTTCATGTGGATCTTCTAACCTACACGAAGGCGATCAGTACATTTTCTGCCAGTCGTCTGTGCGAGGAACCAATGATAATGAGCGCCGCTGCTGCAAACATGGCCATCACACGCGCGTCCCTGGGATTTCTGGTTCCTGTGCTCATTATGAGCTTCTGCTTCGAGGAGATCATCAGGGCGCTGAAGAAGAGCACCTCTACTGTGGTCAGCGAACGGAGGAAGATTTCCCGccttctcttctctcttcttttcACCTACTTGTTGGCTTTTACGCCCTTCCAGGTGGTGATGTTCATCAGAGGACTGCTGGAGCCCGGAAACTGCAGCGTCGCACACAATCTCAGAGACTATTACATGGTGTTTGTGGCTACGACTACAATAAACAGCGTTTTAGACCCCATCCTTTATTGTCTCATAAGTGACAGTGCCAAAACTGAAATGAAACGGCTTTTTAAGCTCTGTGAGGAACAATTCAGTAAGATGTATTCATCTGTGGTGAAACCCTGA